One window from the genome of Moraxella nasibovis encodes:
- a CDS encoding AAA family ATPase, which produces MKAKLTHLQHALSQGMIGREEVIKSALLALVAGEHIVLVGPPGTGKSMVARRMADALSGGKNTYFEYLLTKFSTPEELFGALSISELKQDRFVRKTDGFLPTAQVAFLDEIFKASSSILNALLTILNERKFHNGTTVTEVPLQSLISASNELPNGQSELSALYDRFLIRRLVDYVGDDELFKFFDLSDYTPPTDEQKLTPQELHDIRTQAKSVTVPSEIQTALKNIWQAHNALFKEDDEEFLSDRKFYKVVNLLKISAHTNQRTEVDYSDVLLLKDCLWNNYSDDKIAKVRDLIVQEVKKSGGLAISASPVGTIIKNIKGAGTINDPFLIESAGHLSILIRADVAQKGYYFLQTADIDMSSADIWSPIPIFKGHYHGNGYHIKFKKSSTRLFSDIENSTIEQMEVTGLLLADNVKDSVIRNCKFNIDFDWTQIDIKNMGLIEFSENSKIEKLILAGDIKCNDLQNEMYSFGIVNQTNKQSVISDCITQITTVGKNTEEISILITKDLADSSCLENNINTNPHSSHTSDPTSIHGMNVSPNLLGKSYYANALQYDFDDIWEWGDKKGILLQKDKAKFTFTMSKHNNSNIATTTLTPLEQQLKDNIWLW; this is translated from the coding sequence ATGAAAGCCAAACTCACTCATCTACAACACGCCCTATCACAAGGAATGATCGGTCGTGAAGAAGTCATCAAATCCGCCCTACTGGCATTGGTCGCAGGCGAACATATCGTACTGGTCGGTCCACCCGGTACAGGCAAAAGTATGGTGGCAAGACGAATGGCGGACGCATTATCAGGGGGTAAAAATACTTATTTTGAGTATCTTTTGACCAAATTTTCTACGCCTGAAGAGCTGTTTGGTGCGTTATCCATCAGCGAACTCAAACAAGACCGCTTTGTACGAAAAACGGACGGTTTTTTGCCGACCGCCCAAGTTGCCTTTTTGGACGAAATTTTTAAGGCAAGCTCATCTATTCTCAATGCTCTTTTGACAATCCTAAACGAACGCAAATTTCACAATGGCACAACCGTGACAGAAGTGCCATTACAATCGCTCATTTCTGCATCCAACGAATTGCCAAACGGTCAAAGCGAACTGTCTGCCCTATACGACCGTTTTTTGATTCGCCGATTGGTGGATTATGTGGGCGATGATGAGTTGTTTAAGTTTTTTGACTTGAGCGATTATACACCACCGACCGATGAGCAAAAATTAACGCCACAAGAATTGCACGACATTCGCACCCAAGCCAAATCCGTTACCGTACCGAGCGAAATCCAAACGGCATTAAAAAACATCTGGCAAGCACACAATGCTCTATTTAAAGAAGATGACGAAGAATTTTTATCCGATCGCAAATTTTATAAAGTCGTCAATTTATTAAAAATCTCTGCCCACACCAATCAAAGAACGGAAGTGGATTATTCCGATGTGCTGTTATTAAAAGATTGTTTATGGAATAATTATTCGGACGATAAAATTGCCAAAGTGCGAGATCTAATCGTTCAGGAAGTGAAAAAATCAGGTGGTCTGGCAATAAGTGCTAGTCCAGTCGGCACAATTATTAAAAACATCAAAGGTGCTGGAACAATTAATGACCCATTTTTAATAGAAAGTGCAGGACATCTTTCCATTTTAATTCGAGCAGATGTGGCTCAAAAGGGCTATTATTTTTTACAAACCGCAGATATTGACATGAGCAGTGCTGATATATGGTCGCCTATCCCTATTTTTAAGGGGCATTATCATGGTAATGGCTATCATATTAAATTTAAAAAATCGTCTACTCGTTTGTTTAGTGATATTGAAAATAGCACCATTGAACAAATGGAAGTAACAGGATTATTGTTGGCAGATAATGTCAAAGATTCTGTTATTAGAAATTGTAAATTCAATATTGATTTTGATTGGACTCAAATTGATATTAAAAATATGGGTTTAATTGAATTTTCTGAAAACTCGAAAATTGAAAAACTCATTCTTGCAGGTGATATAAAGTGTAATGATTTGCAAAATGAAATGTATAGCTTCGGTATTGTGAATCAAACCAACAAACAATCCGTGATTTCGGATTGCATCACCCAAATTACTACTGTTGGCAAAAATACTGAAGAAATTAGCATACTAATTACCAAAGACTTAGCAGATAGTTCTTGTTTAGAAAACAACATCAATACTAACCCACATTCCAGTCATACAAGCGATCCAACAAGCATTCATGGAATGAATGTTTCTCCAAATTTATTAGGCAAATCTTATTATGCCAATGCATTACAATATGATTTTGATGACATTTGGGAATGGGGCGATAAAAAAGGTATTCTCTTACAAAAAGACAAAGCTAAATTTACCTTTACTATGTCAAAACACAATAATTCCAATATCGCAACCACTACCTTAACACCATTGGAACAACAATTAAAAGACAACATTTGGTTGTGGTAG
- a CDS encoding VWA domain-containing protein, translating to MFDLIKSVGGSDLEFKPIKYFIDSLFRPTVTPVAGSVLYADLYFAVEHSGIYVGDNQISNIVVDSLLTCDSTVRLSDPANFTEKSKMGKKIYVSCRGKQAVGDDNVGNVAYARVGEKSFYGLVIKNCHWFSANCVSQSNRSRSGFTPPSLSLDLEPNLVWLKKTAERKLGANKWLLWDWDNTAQNEPEPDWDEINKQLKQRPLTPEYREELRQTLADYQEYQAQLADENLPTDIQKKLTTFGDTVQAVADKYDEYADFLKTVGGGFSYDELVKMERAGDFKRLIDEMKNNPHIQALIKKMGRNYISETHKRQTKIPRASKSEVHGTHPSDDLMRLLPSELVNLDDDDLQMLFYAKLLEKNLITYQLAGVTHETTDEEYTKNQAITGPIVALLDTSGSMGGEPILKAKALLFAIGTILKAENRHLHVVLFGDTGEISEFKLERRDDLAGLVRFLNSGFGGGTDFETPLQRAIEIIGTYDNYKKADILMLSDGDCQLNDNFAKRFVIQKQNHNCMVYSVLCNGERVSDNFSDEVLVL from the coding sequence ATGTTTGATTTAATAAAATCGGTAGGCGGTTCAGATTTGGAATTTAAACCAATCAAATATTTTATTGACAGCCTTTTTCGCCCAACCGTTACACCTGTGGCAGGAAGTGTGCTGTATGCAGATTTATATTTTGCAGTGGAGCATTCTGGCATTTATGTTGGCGACAATCAAATCAGCAACATTGTGGTGGATAGCCTACTGACTTGCGACTCCACTGTGCGACTGTCCGACCCTGCCAACTTTACCGAAAAAAGCAAGATGGGTAAAAAAATCTATGTCTCTTGTCGTGGTAAGCAAGCGGTGGGCGATGACAATGTCGGCAATGTGGCGTATGCACGAGTGGGCGAAAAAAGTTTTTATGGACTGGTGATTAAAAATTGTCATTGGTTTAGTGCCAACTGCGTATCGCAAAGCAATCGGTCAAGAAGTGGATTTACCCCTCCGTCTCTATCTTTGGATCTCGAACCCAATCTCGTTTGGCTTAAAAAAACCGCCGAACGAAAACTGGGGGCAAACAAATGGCTGTTATGGGATTGGGACAATACCGCCCAAAACGAGCCAGAACCTGACTGGGACGAGATTAATAAACAACTCAAACAACGCCCCTTAACGCCCGAATACCGAGAAGAACTTCGCCAAACGCTTGCTGATTATCAAGAGTATCAAGCCCAACTAGCCGATGAAAATTTGCCAACGGACATTCAAAAAAAGCTGACCACTTTTGGCGATACTGTGCAGGCGGTGGCGGACAAATACGATGAATACGCTGATTTTTTAAAGACAGTGGGCGGTGGGTTTAGTTATGATGAGCTTGTCAAAATGGAGCGGGCGGGCGATTTTAAACGCCTGATTGACGAGATGAAAAACAATCCGCACATTCAGGCGTTAATTAAAAAAATGGGCAGAAACTACATCAGCGAAACTCACAAACGCCAAACCAAAATCCCAAGAGCCAGCAAAAGCGAAGTGCATGGCACGCACCCGAGCGATGATTTAATGCGACTGTTGCCAAGCGAGCTTGTGAATTTGGACGATGACGATTTGCAAATGCTGTTTTATGCCAAACTTTTAGAAAAAAATCTTATCACTTATCAGCTGGCAGGGGTAACGCACGAGACGACTGATGAAGAATACACCAAAAATCAAGCCATTACAGGACCGATTGTCGCACTTTTGGACACATCGGGCAGTATGGGTGGCGAGCCGATTTTAAAAGCCAAAGCGTTGTTGTTTGCCATTGGTACGATTTTAAAGGCGGAAAATCGTCATTTGCATGTGGTGTTGTTTGGCGATACGGGCGAAATTTCCGAATTTAAACTAGAAAGGCGAGATGATTTGGCGGGGCTTGTGCGGTTTTTAAATAGCGGATTTGGCGGTGGGACGGATTTTGAAACGCCGCTACAAAGAGCGATTGAAATTATTGGCACTTATGATAATTATAAAAAGGCGGACATTTTGATGTTGTCGGACGGCGATTGTCAGTTAAATGATAACTTTGCCAAAAGGTTTGTCATTCAAAAACAAAATCACAATTGTATGGTGTATTCGGTGCTGTGCAATGGTGAGCGAGTGAGCGATAATTTTAGCGATGAAGTGCTGGTATTGTAG
- a CDS encoding acetyl-CoA hydrolase/transferase family protein yields the protein MSIDRIRSAALREKVMTAEQAAEFVKDGMNLAITGFTGAGYPKALPTAIANKAKAAHAKGETFSIGMVTGASTAPECDGVLAEANAVHFRSPFQSDPTLRNNINAGLTNYQDMHLSHVEQQMRQGFYGKFDIAIIEAAGITEDGKIICAMGIGHGVEAVKNADKVIIEINAALSEGLEGMHDVYAEVGLPPHRKPIPITGPFDRIGSPYLECDADKVLAIVLTNAGDRNSKFAEPDDVSKRIAAQVIDFLDHEVKAGRLPKSLLPLQSGVGNVANAVMAGLLDAPFDDLTGYTEVLQDGMLDLILAKKMKTASATALSFSPDALARFNENIEFLKDKIILRPMEISNNPEVIRRLGVIGMNSMIEADIYGNVNSTHVMGTKMMNGIGGSGDFTRNGFFSFYVSPSTAKGGAISAIVPMVSHHDHTEHDVMFIVTEQGMADLRGKAPRQRAKLIIENCSHPDYRDMLRDYYDRAEKAGGLQTPHILLEALSWHQRFVETGDMRIK from the coding sequence ATGTCAATCGATCGTATCCGCAGCGCAGCCCTGCGTGAAAAAGTCATGACTGCCGAGCAAGCAGCAGAGTTTGTCAAAGATGGCATGAACCTTGCCATCACTGGCTTTACAGGGGCAGGTTATCCAAAAGCACTGCCAACCGCCATCGCAAACAAAGCCAAAGCCGCTCACGCCAAAGGCGAAACTTTCAGCATCGGCATGGTGACGGGTGCATCGACCGCCCCTGAGTGCGACGGCGTGCTGGCAGAGGCGAATGCGGTACATTTCCGCTCACCATTTCAATCGGACCCAACACTGCGTAACAACATCAACGCAGGTCTGACCAACTATCAAGACATGCACCTATCTCATGTCGAGCAGCAAATGCGCCAAGGTTTCTATGGCAAATTTGACATCGCCATCATTGAGGCCGCTGGCATCACCGAAGATGGCAAAATCATCTGTGCGATGGGTATCGGTCATGGTGTTGAGGCGGTGAAAAACGCTGATAAAGTCATCATCGAGATCAACGCTGCGCTGAGCGAAGGTCTAGAAGGTATGCACGATGTGTATGCTGAGGTTGGTCTGCCACCGCACCGTAAGCCGATTCCAATTACAGGTCCATTTGACCGCATTGGTTCGCCTTATTTAGAATGTGATGCTGACAAGGTATTGGCGATCGTATTGACCAATGCTGGCGACCGTAATTCTAAATTTGCCGAGCCTGACGATGTGTCTAAGCGCATCGCAGCTCAGGTCATCGATTTTCTTGACCATGAAGTCAAAGCAGGTCGTCTGCCGAAGAGCCTTCTGCCGCTTCAATCAGGCGTGGGTAATGTCGCAAACGCTGTGATGGCAGGTCTGCTAGATGCACCGTTTGATGATCTGACTGGCTACACCGAAGTACTACAAGACGGTATGCTGGATCTAATCCTTGCCAAGAAAATGAAAACCGCATCAGCGACGGCATTGTCATTCAGCCCAGATGCACTGGCTCGCTTCAATGAAAACATTGAGTTCCTAAAAGACAAGATCATTCTGCGTCCAATGGAAATCAGCAACAACCCAGAAGTCATTCGCCGTCTGGGTGTAATCGGCATGAACTCGATGATCGAGGCGGACATCTATGGCAATGTGAACTCAACGCATGTCATGGGTACCAAGATGATGAATGGTATCGGTGGCTCTGGCGACTTCACTCGTAACGGCTTTTTCTCGTTCTATGTCAGCCCATCGACCGCAAAAGGCGGTGCGATCTCTGCCATCGTGCCAATGGTCAGCCACCACGACCACACTGAGCATGATGTGATGTTCATCGTTACAGAGCAAGGCATGGCGGACCTGCGCGGCAAAGCGCCTCGCCAGCGTGCCAAACTCATCATCGAAAACTGCTCGCACCCTGATTATCGTGACATGCTGCGTGACTACTACGACCGTGCCGAAAAAGCAGGCGGACTACAAACGCCGCACATCTTGCTTGAAGCATTGTCTTGGCACCAACGCTTTGTAGAAACAGGCGATATGCGTATTAAATAA
- the prfB gene encoding peptide chain release factor 2 (programmed frameshift), with amino-acid sequence MEIAPYQDKIKDLTERGQDLRRYLDFEGKKERLEEVNLELENPEIWNDPELATKISKEKSVLDGIIGVIESLDATLEDASAMLELAVEEDDESLLADVESELDSATTKVEDLEFKRMFSGEMDANNCYLDIQAGSGGTEAQDWSEMLLRMYLRWCESHGFKAEVLEVSEGGVAGIKSATIAVKGDYAFGWLRTEIGVHRLVRKSPFDSNNGRHTSFSAVFVSPEIDDNVEIDINPADLRIDTYRSSGAGGQHVNTTDSAVRITHQPTGVVVACQNERSQHANKDTAMKMLRAKLYELEMQKRMEKQQALEDSKSDIGWGSQIRSYVLDDSRIKDLRTGVETSNTQAVLNGDLDKFIVASLKAGL; translated from the exons ATGGAAATCGCCCCATATCAAGATAAAATCAAAGACCTGACCGAGCGTGGTCAAGACTTACGGAGGTATCTT GACTTCGAAGGCAAAAAAGAACGCTTGGAAGAAGTCAATTTGGAGCTTGAAAATCCAGAAATCTGGAACGACCCTGAGCTTGCCACCAAAATTTCCAAAGAAAAATCCGTTTTGGACGGCATTATTGGAGTGATTGAAAGCCTTGATGCCACCTTAGAAGATGCGAGCGCCATGCTTGAACTTGCGGTGGAAGAAGATGATGAGAGCTTGCTTGCTGATGTTGAAAGTGAGCTTGACAGCGCCACCACCAAAGTCGAAGACCTAGAATTTAAACGCATGTTTAGTGGCGAAATGGACGCCAACAACTGCTATCTGGACATTCAGGCAGGCTCAGGCGGTACAGAGGCTCAAGACTGGTCAGAAATGCTCCTTCGTATGTACTTACGCTGGTGTGAGTCGCACGGCTTTAAGGCGGAAGTTTTGGAAGTGTCGGAAGGCGGCGTGGCTGGTATTAAGTCAGCGACGATTGCGGTCAAGGGCGACTATGCTTTTGGCTGGCTACGCACCGAAATTGGCGTACATCGTTTGGTGCGCAAATCGCCATTTGACAGTAACAACGGTCGTCATACTTCGTTTTCGGCGGTGTTTGTCTCGCCTGAGATTGATGATAATGTTGAAATTGACATCAATCCTGCTGACCTGCGTATTGACACTTATCGTTCAAGCGGTGCAGGTGGTCAGCATGTCAATACCACCGACTCTGCCGTGCGTATCACGCACCAGCCGACTGGTGTGGTCGTGGCGTGCCAAAACGAACGCTCTCAGCACGCCAACAAAGACACAGCCATGAAAATGCTCCGTGCCAAGCTGTACGAGCTTGAAATGCAAAAACGCATGGAAAAACAGCAAGCGCTAGAAGACAGTAAATCCGACATCGGCTGGGGGTCGCAAATCCGCTCTTATGTGCTTGATGACTCACGCATCAAAGACTTGCGCACTGGCGTTGAGACTTCCAACACGCAAGCGGTGCTAAATGGCGACTTGGATAAGTTCATCGTGGCAAGTTTGAAGGCAGGTCTGTGA
- the tsaA gene encoding tRNA (N6-threonylcarbamoyladenosine(37)-N6)-methyltransferase TrmO: MNTHTLPIIAYHRSPLSQKFGIPRQPNLVAVKSTIEFVSPYDHPDAFVGIENYSHLWILWQFHHNKEQAGFRPQVRPPRLGGNDKMGVFATRSMYRPSALGLSVVRLDKVELVDEKVRLHLIGADMADGTPIVDVKPYLPFVDGVADAKGFDKPCVRAVQACEKAEQKFAQLVQNQRLGDDDWQIICELVAQDPRPAYRQNEMNICCAMRYKSVDVDFYMNESEVLVLADFREIF; the protein is encoded by the coding sequence ATGAATACACATACGCTACCCATCATCGCTTATCATCGCTCGCCTTTGTCGCAAAAATTTGGCATTCCACGCCAGCCCAATTTGGTGGCGGTAAAAAGCACCATTGAATTTGTGTCGCCTTATGATCATCCTGATGCGTTTGTGGGTATTGAAAATTACAGTCATTTATGGATTTTGTGGCAGTTTCATCATAATAAAGAGCAGGCGGGCTTTCGTCCGCAGGTGCGACCGCCCCGTTTGGGTGGTAATGATAAAATGGGCGTGTTCGCCACTCGCAGTATGTATCGTCCGTCAGCGTTGGGGTTGTCGGTGGTGCGGCTTGATAAGGTGGAGCTTGTTGATGAAAAAGTTCGGCTGCATTTAATTGGGGCGGACATGGCAGACGGTACGCCCATTGTTGATGTCAAGCCGTATTTGCCGTTCGTTGATGGCGTGGCAGATGCCAAAGGTTTTGATAAGCCTTGCGTGCGAGCGGTGCAGGCGTGTGAAAAAGCCGAGCAAAAATTTGCCCAATTGGTACAAAATCAGCGACTTGGTGACGATGACTGGCAAATCATCTGCGAGCTTGTCGCCCAAGACCCACGCCCAGCTTATCGCCAAAATGAGATGAATATCTGCTGTGCCATGCGTTATAAGTCGGTGGATGTGGATTTTTATATGAATGAGAGTGAGGTGCTTGTGCTTGCTGATTTTAGGGAGATTTTTTAA
- a CDS encoding ferredoxin--NADP reductase: MSKFITETVTYVHHWTDSLFTIKTTRSDSLRFRSGEFAMIGLMVDGKPLVRAYSIASPAWAEELEFYSIKVQDGPLTSRLQHIKVGDELLVSKKPTGTLVLDDLLPGKHLYLLATGTGLAPFLSLTREPEVYERFEKVILVHGVRHTEDLAYREFFENELPNDEIFGEWVREKLIYYPTVTRDDFKNTGRVTDLLKSGKLFEDIGLPPMNKDDDRVMICGSMAMNADTCAILDEFGLTVSPRMGVPADYVVERAFVG; encoded by the coding sequence ATGTCAAAGTTCATCACAGAAACCGTCACCTATGTCCACCACTGGACAGACAGCCTATTTACCATCAAAACCACTCGTAGCGATTCATTGCGTTTTCGCAGTGGCGAGTTTGCCATGATTGGTCTGATGGTCGATGGCAAGCCTTTGGTGCGCGCCTATTCCATCGCAAGCCCAGCTTGGGCAGAAGAGCTGGAATTTTATTCCATCAAAGTGCAAGATGGTCCATTGACCAGCCGCCTGCAACACATCAAAGTCGGCGATGAGCTTTTGGTTTCCAAAAAACCAACAGGCACATTGGTACTAGACGACCTACTACCTGGCAAGCATCTATATCTGCTCGCCACAGGCACAGGGCTTGCACCATTTTTGTCGCTGACTCGTGAGCCTGAAGTGTATGAACGCTTTGAGAAAGTCATCTTGGTGCATGGCGTGCGTCATACCGAAGATTTGGCATATCGTGAGTTTTTTGAAAACGAATTGCCAAACGATGAAATCTTTGGCGAATGGGTGCGTGAAAAACTCATCTACTACCCAACCGTAACTCGTGATGACTTTAAAAACACAGGACGAGTGACTGATTTATTAAAATCTGGCAAGCTGTTTGAAGACATCGGCCTGCCACCGATGAATAAAGATGACGACCGTGTGATGATTTGTGGTAGTATGGCAATGAATGCCGACACTTGTGCCATCTTGGACGAGTTTGGTCTGACCGTCTCGCCACGCATGGGCGTACCTGCCGATTATGTGGTGGAACGAGCGTTTGTGGGTTGA
- a CDS encoding HIT family protein — MTYDNSNIFAKILRGEIPCHKVYEDEMTLAFMDVMPQATGHVLVIGKCQAVELTDLPLEYATAIIATAQKVIKAQRAVLGVEGVVQMQLNHAKAGQSVFHYHMHLIPTHVHELGKHEGGFADQEELAVLATQLRDAIA, encoded by the coding sequence ATGACTTACGATAATAGTAATATTTTTGCCAAGATTTTGCGTGGCGAGATTCCTTGCCATAAGGTTTATGAGGACGAGATGACGCTTGCCTTTATGGATGTGATGCCGCAGGCGACAGGTCATGTACTGGTGATTGGCAAGTGTCAGGCGGTGGAGCTGACAGATTTGCCCCTAGAGTATGCCACCGCCATCATCGCCACCGCCCAAAAAGTCATCAAGGCTCAAAGAGCTGTATTGGGTGTGGAGGGTGTGGTGCAAATGCAGCTTAATCACGCCAAAGCAGGGCAAAGCGTGTTTCATTACCACATGCACCTAATCCCAACGCATGTGCATGAATTGGGCAAACACGAGGGCGGATTTGCCGATCAAGAGGAATTGGCGGTGTTGGCGACACAGCTGCGTGATGCCATTGCATAA
- the adk gene encoding adenylate kinase, with protein MLRIILLGPPGAGKGTQAQLISKEFNIPQISTGDMLRAAIKEGTELGKIAKSVMDAGQLVSDELIINLVKERIAQPDCVNGCIFDGFPRTIAQAQALAEAGVAIDHVIEISVPDDEIVSRMSGRRAHLPSGRTYHVIYNPPKVEGKDDITGEDLVQRDDDKEEVVRDRLGVYHAQTAALIDHYQSVAKSGENAPAYHDFDGTKDINTVRDEIFAVLKG; from the coding sequence ATGCTACGCATTATTTTATTAGGACCGCCGGGTGCAGGCAAGGGTACGCAAGCCCAGCTTATTTCTAAGGAATTTAATATCCCACAAATCTCAACAGGCGATATGTTGCGTGCCGCTATCAAAGAAGGCACTGAGCTTGGCAAAATCGCCAAAAGTGTCATGGATGCTGGTCAATTGGTGTCTGATGAGCTGATCATCAATCTGGTCAAAGAGCGTATCGCACAGCCTGACTGTGTCAATGGCTGTATTTTTGATGGTTTCCCACGCACCATCGCACAGGCACAAGCCTTGGCGGAGGCAGGCGTTGCCATTGATCATGTCATCGAAATCAGCGTGCCAGATGACGAAATCGTCAGCCGTATGTCAGGCAGACGCGCGCATTTGCCATCAGGTCGCACCTATCATGTCATCTACAACCCGCCAAAAGTTGAGGGCAAGGACGACATCACTGGCGAGGATCTGGTGCAGCGTGATGACGATAAAGAAGAGGTGGTGCGTGATCGTCTTGGCGTGTATCATGCACAGACGGCGGCGTTGATTGATCATTATCAATCAGTGGCAAAATCTGGCGAAAATGCCCCAGCCTATCATGATTTTGATGGCACAAAAGACATCAATACCGTGCGTGATGAGATTTTTGCCGTTTTAAAAGGCTGA
- the ccmI gene encoding c-type cytochrome biogenesis protein CcmI, protein MTPTLWLFFTLCAAMAVLVSLVVIYPWMKGRAVNDNRLMAVNVEAFHNRIAELDADKAAGVIDEAYYAAQSTELKRQLIAAQTHAKSHAPVGAKSRLIVLIWIPLLAALAYLTTSDRTPVFTLWAAQDEVGQVADDLLTGKIDTPPEWATKDSSALISAMQTNVHANAYDANRWMRLSELFGALDAKPQALEALSRAHRLEPDNIEIAMTYAQTSFFVNNGALDATAREVVLGILQAVPDHEGAQMMMAMGETRAGNFTNAKAWVHKLRSSVAAKSGDRSEALTSLDALLANIESQEAKAAQGVQVQVTVSDSLLMQLTESDVLFVSISSANGGAPYAVKRLPVNQIKGGQIVVTLSDNDAMMPTRTLSGGRESDSLVVNARISHSGGAVSESGDFAANPAPLAKTSNSVSLTISQIVP, encoded by the coding sequence ATGACGCCGACTTTATGGCTATTTTTCACTCTGTGTGCTGCTATGGCAGTATTGGTGTCGCTCGTGGTGATTTATCCGTGGATGAAAGGGCGAGCGGTGAATGATAATCGGCTGATGGCGGTGAATGTGGAGGCGTTTCACAATCGCATCGCTGAGCTAGATGCTGATAAGGCGGCAGGCGTGATCGATGAGGCGTATTATGCTGCACAGTCCACCGAACTAAAACGCCAGCTCATCGCCGCTCAGACGCACGCCAAGAGCCATGCGCCAGTAGGAGCTAAGTCTCGTCTGATCGTGCTCATCTGGATTCCGCTTTTGGCAGCGCTGGCTTATCTGACCACATCTGATCGTACGCCTGTCTTTACTCTGTGGGCGGCGCAAGATGAAGTTGGGCAGGTGGCAGATGACTTATTGACTGGTAAGATTGATACGCCACCAGAATGGGCAACCAAAGACAGCTCAGCGCTCATCTCTGCCATGCAGACCAATGTCCATGCCAATGCCTATGACGCAAACCGCTGGATGCGTCTGTCTGAGCTGTTTGGGGCGCTGGATGCCAAGCCGCAAGCATTGGAGGCTTTGTCAAGGGCGCATCGCTTGGAGCCTGATAATATTGAGATTGCCATGACTTATGCGCAGACAAGTTTTTTTGTCAATAATGGCGCACTGGATGCGACGGCTCGTGAAGTGGTGCTTGGTATTTTACAGGCAGTGCCAGACCATGAAGGCGCACAGATGATGATGGCGATGGGCGAAACTCGTGCGGGCAATTTCACCAATGCCAAAGCTTGGGTGCATAAGCTGCGTTCAAGTGTCGCTGCCAAATCTGGCGACCGTAGCGAGGCTTTGACGAGTCTTGATGCCTTGCTTGCTAACATCGAATCTCAGGAGGCTAAGGCTGCCCAAGGCGTTCAGGTGCAGGTAACGGTCAGCGATTCATTGCTCATGCAGCTGACCGAAAGCGATGTGCTTTTTGTGTCCATCTCATCTGCCAACGGCGGCGCACCTTATGCGGTCAAGCGTCTGCCTGTCAATCAGATCAAGGGCGGACAGATTGTGGTCACGCTCAGCGACAATGACGCCATGATGCCGACACGCACTTTGAGTGGCGGTCGTGAAAGTGACAGCTTGGTGGTGAATGCCCGCATTAGCCACTCTGGTGGGGCGGTGTCAGAGTCGGGCGACTTTGCTGCCAATCCTGCGCCACTTGCCAAGACCAGCAATAGCGTGTCTTTGACAATCTCGCAAATCGTGCCTTGA
- a CDS encoding cytochrome c-type biogenesis protein has protein sequence MKKVVMTALFLGVMTSAWANIEVYEFKTAEDETRYRALIEELRCPKCQNQNLAGSDAPIALDLKQKTYEMINDGRSDTEIRDYMFERYGDFISYKPPVRPSTWILWFFPPLLLVLLIGGWLLKVKRPRAVPEATDTKLSEKEEVRLSEILKAHDKESKR, from the coding sequence ATGAAAAAAGTAGTCATGACGGCGCTCTTTTTGGGAGTGATGACTTCTGCGTGGGCAAATATTGAAGTCTATGAATTTAAAACAGCCGAAGATGAAACTCGATATCGTGCGCTCATTGAAGAGCTTCGTTGTCCAAAATGCCAAAATCAAAATCTGGCAGGCTCAGACGCCCCCATTGCTTTGGATTTAAAGCAAAAAACCTACGAGATGATCAATGATGGCAGAAGTGACACCGAGATTCGGGATTATATGTTTGAGCGTTACGGCGATTTCATCAGTTATAAGCCGCCAGTGCGTCCATCGACTTGGATTTTGTGGTTTTTTCCGCCGCTGTTATTGGTGCTGCTCATTGGCGGCTGGCTACTGAAAGTCAAAAGACCCCGTGCAGTGCCTGAGGCGACAGACACAAAGCTGAGTGAAAAAGAAGAGGTAAGACTGTCTGAGATTTTAAAGGCACATGATAAGGAGAGTAAGCGATGA